A genomic stretch from Bacterioplanes sanyensis includes:
- a CDS encoding ABC transporter ATP-binding protein, with protein MSSSERLHLRGITKRYPGCIANDAVDLQVQKGEIHALLGENGAGKSTLMKVIYGVIAPDAGQLLWHGQPHTIKGPAHARQLGIGMVFQHFSLFETLSVAENIALGLPAEQAKDMAALERRISEVSEHYGMALDPRRLVHTLSVGEQQRVEIVRCLLQDIELLILDEPTSVLTPQEVQQLFKTLKTLAGEGCSILFISHKLDEVVELCSAATVLRHGKVTGHCNPQHTTSAELARMMVGNDTPLTENYSKAQGGATALDVQGLNYRPHDPFGVHLQQLSLQVKAGEILGIAGVAGNGQDELMGLLSGEERQDSGSIQLHGQAIEQLSPDQRRQLGFAFVPEERLGRGAVPDMSLVDNALLSASHTGLKHKGWIRYSAVRQFACDIIDRYNVKCADEDAQAKSLSGGNLQKFIIGREIEQQPKFLVCSHPTWGVDIGAAILIRHALINLRDQGAAILVISEDIDELYQISDRIGAICDGRLSPIAASKDVSIEQLGQWMAGQFQAAPSQSQPEYQHV; from the coding sequence GTGAGTTCCAGCGAACGTTTGCACCTGCGTGGCATCACCAAACGCTACCCAGGTTGCATCGCCAACGATGCCGTCGATCTACAAGTACAAAAAGGTGAAATTCATGCCTTGCTGGGAGAAAACGGCGCCGGCAAAAGCACCTTAATGAAGGTTATTTACGGGGTCATCGCTCCCGATGCCGGACAACTGTTGTGGCACGGCCAGCCGCATACCATCAAAGGTCCCGCGCATGCCCGTCAACTAGGCATTGGCATGGTGTTTCAGCACTTTTCATTGTTTGAAACACTCAGTGTGGCAGAAAACATTGCCCTCGGGCTGCCTGCGGAACAAGCCAAAGACATGGCGGCACTGGAACGCCGCATCAGCGAGGTGTCAGAACATTACGGCATGGCGCTGGACCCACGCCGCTTGGTACACACCCTGTCGGTAGGTGAGCAGCAACGGGTGGAAATCGTGCGCTGTTTGCTGCAAGACATTGAGCTGCTAATCCTCGATGAACCCACCTCCGTGCTGACCCCGCAAGAAGTTCAGCAACTGTTTAAAACTCTAAAAACACTGGCTGGCGAAGGCTGCTCCATCTTATTCATTTCGCACAAGTTGGATGAAGTGGTGGAGCTGTGCAGCGCGGCTACGGTACTGCGTCACGGCAAGGTAACCGGCCATTGCAACCCACAGCACACCACCAGCGCAGAGCTGGCGCGAATGATGGTCGGTAACGATACACCGCTGACCGAGAACTACAGCAAGGCGCAAGGCGGTGCCACCGCGTTGGACGTGCAAGGCTTGAACTATCGGCCACACGACCCGTTTGGCGTGCACTTGCAGCAGCTGTCATTGCAAGTAAAAGCCGGCGAAATTCTTGGCATTGCCGGCGTGGCCGGTAACGGTCAGGACGAACTGATGGGACTGTTGTCCGGCGAAGAGCGCCAAGACAGCGGTAGCATTCAATTGCACGGCCAAGCCATCGAGCAACTCAGCCCGGATCAGCGTCGCCAGCTGGGTTTTGCCTTTGTCCCCGAAGAGCGCTTAGGTCGCGGCGCCGTGCCAGACATGTCGTTGGTCGATAATGCGCTGCTCAGCGCCAGTCACACCGGTCTCAAACACAAAGGCTGGATCCGCTACTCAGCAGTGCGTCAGTTCGCCTGCGACATCATCGATCGTTACAACGTCAAATGCGCCGATGAAGACGCACAAGCCAAAAGCTTGTCCGGCGGAAATTTGCAGAAATTCATCATCGGCCGTGAGATAGAGCAGCAGCCTAAGTTCTTGGTCTGCTCGCACCCGACCTGGGGGGTCGATATTGGCGCCGCCATTTTGATTCGCCACGCGTTAATCAACCTGCGAGATCAGGGCGCAGCCATTCTGGTGATATCCGAAGACATTGATGAGCTGTATCAAATCAGCGATCGCATCGGCGCTATTTGCGATGGTCGCCTGTCGCCGATTGCTGCCAGCAAAGACGTATCCATCGAACAGTTAGGCCAGTGGATGGCAGGTCAGTTTCAAGCGGCGCCAAGCCAGTCGCAGCCGGAGTATCAGCATGTTTAA
- a CDS encoding ABC transporter permease, whose product MFKLEKRVSDSRLMAYLSPLIAITLTLISGGILFLFLGHDPFEALHTFFISPLTSVYGWTELGIKVAPLLLCAMGLTLCFRAKIWNIGAEGQFIMGALGGSIAALQFLEADSRLALIPILLAGTFSGLAWAALAAWLKTRFNANEILTTIMLNYIALNALLYGVHGPLKDPDGFNFPESALFADATLLPVFSDDYRLNISIFFALFAMVAVWTLMSRSWIGYQIRVLGEDAKAARYAGFKDKHLTWFALLTCGALAGLAGVSEVTGPLGQLVPQVSPGYGYAAIIVVFLGRMQPLGILLASMLLALTFMGGEMVQIEMTLPKSLTGLFQGMLLFFLLATDLLIAYRIVPTSLRSSRATSLNQG is encoded by the coding sequence ATGTTTAAACTGGAAAAGCGTGTTTCCGATTCACGCTTAATGGCTTATTTATCGCCATTGATTGCCATCACGCTCACATTGATCAGTGGTGGAATTTTATTCTTGTTTTTGGGCCATGACCCATTTGAGGCATTGCACACATTCTTTATCTCGCCGCTCACCAGCGTCTATGGCTGGACCGAGCTAGGCATCAAAGTAGCACCACTGCTGTTATGTGCCATGGGGCTGACGCTGTGTTTTCGGGCCAAAATCTGGAACATCGGCGCCGAAGGTCAATTTATTATGGGCGCACTGGGCGGCAGTATTGCCGCGCTGCAGTTTCTAGAGGCTGATAGCCGCCTGGCGCTGATTCCGATTTTATTAGCAGGCACGTTCAGTGGTTTGGCTTGGGCGGCGCTCGCTGCTTGGTTAAAAACGCGTTTCAATGCCAATGAAATTCTCACCACCATCATGCTCAACTACATCGCATTAAATGCGTTGCTGTACGGCGTGCATGGGCCTTTAAAAGATCCGGATGGCTTTAACTTCCCGGAGTCGGCGTTGTTTGCTGATGCCACACTGCTGCCGGTTTTCAGTGATGATTATCGACTAAATATTTCTATTTTCTTTGCGCTGTTCGCCATGGTCGCCGTTTGGACTCTGATGTCACGCAGCTGGATCGGCTATCAGATTCGGGTGCTTGGTGAAGACGCCAAGGCCGCACGCTACGCCGGCTTTAAAGACAAACACCTGACCTGGTTCGCACTGCTCACTTGCGGTGCTTTGGCGGGCCTGGCAGGAGTATCGGAAGTGACCGGGCCGCTGGGTCAGCTGGTGCCGCAGGTGTCGCCCGGTTATGGCTACGCAGCGATCATTGTGGTGTTTTTAGGGCGCATGCAGCCCTTGGGCATTCTGCTGGCGTCGATGCTATTGGCGCTCACCTTTATGGGCGGTGAAATGGTGCAAATTGAAATGACCCTGCCCAAATCCCTCACTGGGTTATTCCAAGGCATGTTGCTGTTTTTCCTGTTGGCGACCGATTTGTTAATCGCCTATCGCATTGTGCCCACTTCCCTGCGCTCATCGCGTGCCACTTCACTGAACCAGGGCTGA
- the xdhA gene encoding xanthine dehydrogenase small subunit — translation MIRINLNGEWVEDAQADPQWTILRYLRTQMAQVDVKEGCAGGDCGACTVMVGRATEQGLQYQSINACIALLATVHNAYVITPQGLAKDGTLHPAQQALIDHHGSQCGFCTPGFVMSMATLYQQQCQPSESTATGQTVSNPAEHGWSAPEDDAIHAALSGNLCRCTGYRPIIDAARAMGDYPAKNADAVVSFDPNAIKVSDEDGLQPLLQHQQRQLFVPHTEEQLKILLQQYPQATLWAGGTDLGLEISQRFRQFDTVICLHAIASLQHSQDQPEQLLLGAGMTYSQLEQELSSDFPSFAELLHRIGSRQVRNLGTLGGNIANASPIGDTPPVLLALGAQLEIDGIYGRHQLAAQDFFTGYKQTRLREGEYLRAIILPKLTAQQTLHCFKVSKRYDDDISAVMFAAVLGIDNHTIVDARVACGGVAATPLRASNVERALIGQPWSEQTMLQAAQQVEQDYQPIDDVRATKEYRLQLVRNLLLKTWAQLEALV, via the coding sequence GTGATTCGAATAAACCTCAATGGCGAGTGGGTAGAAGACGCTCAGGCTGATCCGCAATGGACCATTTTACGTTACCTTCGCACTCAAATGGCGCAGGTCGATGTGAAGGAAGGATGTGCCGGCGGCGACTGTGGCGCCTGTACTGTGATGGTCGGGCGAGCAACCGAACAAGGGTTGCAGTATCAGAGCATCAACGCTTGTATCGCGCTATTAGCGACGGTACACAACGCCTATGTCATCACGCCACAGGGGTTGGCAAAAGACGGCACGTTGCACCCAGCGCAACAGGCTTTAATTGACCACCACGGCTCGCAATGCGGCTTCTGTACGCCGGGCTTTGTGATGTCGATGGCGACCTTATATCAACAGCAATGTCAGCCCTCTGAATCAACGGCTACTGGCCAGACAGTCAGTAATCCAGCAGAGCATGGTTGGAGCGCGCCTGAGGATGACGCCATTCATGCTGCTTTGTCGGGCAACTTGTGCCGCTGTACTGGCTATCGACCGATTATTGATGCCGCGCGCGCGATGGGAGATTACCCAGCAAAAAATGCTGACGCTGTTGTCAGCTTTGACCCAAATGCCATTAAAGTCAGCGATGAGGATGGGCTACAGCCCTTGTTGCAACATCAACAACGACAGCTATTTGTGCCGCACACCGAAGAGCAGTTAAAAATCTTGTTGCAGCAATATCCGCAAGCGACTTTGTGGGCTGGCGGTACGGACTTGGGTCTGGAAATATCGCAACGCTTTCGCCAGTTCGACACCGTGATTTGTTTGCACGCTATTGCATCGTTACAGCACAGCCAGGATCAACCAGAGCAGTTGCTACTTGGCGCTGGCATGACCTACAGCCAGCTGGAGCAGGAGTTGAGTAGCGACTTCCCCAGTTTTGCAGAGTTGCTGCATCGCATCGGTTCGCGTCAGGTCCGCAACCTCGGCACGTTGGGCGGCAATATTGCGAACGCTTCTCCAATTGGTGACACCCCACCTGTGTTGTTGGCGTTAGGGGCGCAGTTGGAAATCGACGGTATTTATGGTCGCCACCAACTGGCCGCACAGGACTTCTTTACCGGCTACAAGCAAACGCGCTTGCGTGAGGGCGAGTATTTGCGCGCCATCATTTTGCCAAAACTGACAGCGCAGCAAACCTTGCACTGTTTCAAAGTGTCGAAGCGTTACGACGACGATATTTCCGCCGTGATGTTTGCGGCTGTCTTGGGCATCGATAATCACACCATCGTCGATGCGCGCGTTGCTTGTGGCGGTGTCGCTGCGACACCGCTGCGAGCCTCGAACGTTGAGCGTGCCTTAATTGGCCAGCCATGGAGTGAACAGACCATGCTGCAGGCAGCGCAGCAGGTGGAGCAAGATTATCAGCCCATTGATGATGTGCGCGCGACGAAAGAATATCGCCTGCAGCTGGTGCGCAACTTGTTATTAAAAACCTGGGCACAACTGGAGGCGCTGGTATGA